Proteins encoded in a region of the Elaeis guineensis isolate ETL-2024a chromosome 7, EG11, whole genome shotgun sequence genome:
- the LOC105047941 gene encoding 17.3 kDa class II heat shock protein, whose protein sequence is MDVRMFGLENPLFSTLQHLMDAPEEMEKAFNAPTRTYVLDAKAMASTPADVKELPSSYVFVIDMPGVKSGEIKVQVEEDNMLTISGERKRDDDKEGKYLRMERRVGKFMRKFALPDNANTDAISAVCQDGVLTVTIQKLPPPEPKKPKTIEVKIA, encoded by the coding sequence ATGGACGTCAGGATGTTCGGACTGGAGAACCCTCTGTTTTCGACGCTGCAGCACTTGATGGACGCCCcggaggagatggagaaggccttcaacGCCCCCACCCGCACCTACGTCCTCGACGCCAAGGCCATGGCCTCCACCCCGGCCGACGTCAAGGAGCTGCCGTCCTCCTACGTCTTCGTCATCGATATGCCCGGGGTCAAGTCCGGCGAGATCAAGGTCCAGGTGGAGGAAGACAACATGCTCACCATCAGCGGCGAGCGCAAGCGCGACGACGACAAGGAGGGCAAGTACCTCCGCATGGAACGCCGCGTGGGCAAGTTCATGCGCAAGTTCGCCCTCCCGGACAACGCCAACACCGACGCCATATCGGCCGTGTGCCAGGATGGTGTCCTTACCGTCACCATCCAGAAGCTGCCGCCGCCGGAGCCCAAGAAGCCCAAGACCATCGAGGTCAAGATCGCCTGA